A genomic segment from Scomber japonicus isolate fScoJap1 chromosome 11, fScoJap1.pri, whole genome shotgun sequence encodes:
- the p2ry8 gene encoding P2Y purinoceptor 8: MLRNSSKLDNATLSVFLNVNGSIAMSVVYVIVTAINIVGNGLSLWLLLFRTSPKTPSIIFMINLTFTDLAIGTALPFQIAYQLLGYHWVLGPNMCSVMTLVFYTNMYCSILTMMAIGIDRYLGIVKPMWFRETREKKSIAVISCLLMWGLVLCVLYPLMTTDLTFDIPELGITTCFDVLKKDMLPNKLAWAAFVFGMVFVLFLFPFCVTIFCYVNVIRKLAKDSKNAQKAKAIRLAFIVLLVFTLCFAPNNILLFTHTVLKLFHGKSLYMAYKISLCCSCLNSCLDPFIYYFASKEFRQKLRQIMNLHSLSSADSIRMECKETLYSAN; the protein is encoded by the exons ATGTTGCGGAATTCCAGCAAATTAGACAACGCCACCCTGTCCGTGTTTCTGAATGTAAACGGCAGCATCGCCATGTCTGTCGTTTACGTAATAGTTACTGCCATTAACATAGTAGGAAATGGTCTTTCCCTGTGGCTCCTCCTCTTCCGGACATCTCCTAAGACTCCATCCATCATCTTCATGATTAATCTCACCTTCACTGACTTGGCCATCGGCACTGCCCTCCCCTTCCAGATCGCGTACCAGCTCCTTGGATACCATTGGGTTCTGGGACCAAACATGTGCAG TGTTATGACCCTTGTCTTCTACACCAATATGTATTGTTCCATCCTCACCATGATGGCCATTGGTATTGACCGCTACCTGGGCATCGTCAAGCCCATGTGGTTCCGAGAGACCAGGGAGAAGAAGTCCATCGCTGTCATCAGCTGCCTTCTCATGTGGGGTTTGGTCCTGTGCGTTCTGTACCCGCTGATGACCACAGACCTGACCTTTGACATTCCTGAACTGGGGATTACCACATGCTTTGACGTGCTGAAGAAAGACATGCTCCCAAACAAGTTGGCCTGGGCGGCCTTTGTCTTCGGCATGGTgtttgtcctcttcctcttccctttctgTGTCACGATATTCTGTTATGTCAATGTCATACGTAAACTGGCCAAGGATTCCAAGAATGCCCAGAAAGCTAAAGCGATACGTCTGGCCTTCATTGTTCTCCTGGTTTTCACCCTCTGTTTTGCTCCCAACAACATCCTCCTCTTTACTCACACTGTGCTAAAACTCTTCCATGGGAAGTCTCTCTACATGGCCTACAAAATCTCTCTCTGTTGTAGTTGTTTGAATAGCTGCCTTGATCCGTTTATTTACTACTTTGCTTCTAAGGAATTCAGACAGAAGTTGAGGCAGATAATGAATCTGCACAGCCTGAGTAGTGCAGATTCAATAAGGATGGAGTGTAAAGAGACCCTGTACTCTGCAAACTAA